The Streptomyces seoulensis genome contains a region encoding:
- a CDS encoding thioesterase II family protein, translating into MPYEPWLSPLRRPTSLPLARIVVIPHSGAGPNSLLPLVKHVPAPFEVVGVTLPGRERRFGEEPEISPEDLLGGIARELSAMPSLPTVLFGHSLGGSIAFALSVMDPCLCSALVISAQLPCGSQIERPREWGDDALMGVLRRGGGTPAQMLDDPAWRDHTLRLLRADLALGGQLALRNAHSGVAHPLTVIGGEQDLLVPVERLGAWSERVDAAVDARVLPGGHFYLLDDANVEAVADVVTAAARAIAAVPDA; encoded by the coding sequence ATGCCGTACGAACCCTGGCTAAGCCCCCTGCGGCGGCCGACATCCCTCCCTCTGGCACGGATCGTGGTCATCCCGCATTCCGGTGCTGGTCCCAACTCCCTGCTGCCCCTGGTGAAGCACGTCCCGGCGCCGTTTGAGGTCGTCGGGGTGACGCTTCCCGGTCGCGAACGGCGGTTCGGCGAAGAGCCCGAGATCTCGCCGGAAGACCTCCTGGGAGGCATTGCCCGTGAGCTGTCCGCGATGCCTTCCCTTCCAACGGTTCTGTTCGGGCACAGCCTTGGCGGATCCATCGCCTTCGCCCTGTCGGTGATGGATCCGTGCCTGTGTTCCGCGTTGGTCATCAGTGCTCAACTGCCCTGCGGATCACAGATCGAGCGACCGAGGGAGTGGGGCGACGATGCGCTGATGGGCGTGCTTCGGCGGGGCGGCGGAACCCCCGCTCAGATGCTGGACGATCCGGCCTGGCGCGACCATACGCTGCGGCTCCTGCGAGCCGACCTCGCCCTGGGAGGGCAGCTCGCACTCCGCAACGCGCACTCAGGGGTGGCGCATCCGCTCACTGTGATCGGAGGCGAGCAGGACCTCCTCGTCCCCGTGGAGCGCCTGGGCGCCTGGTCTGAGCGGGTGGACGCCGCGGTGGATGCCCGTGTTCTGCCTGGCGGTCACTTCTATCTTCTCGACGACGCGAACGTCGAGGCCGTGGCTGATGTCGTCACGGCTGCCGCAAGGGCGATTGCGGCTGTCCCTGACGCCTGA
- a CDS encoding DUF742 domain-containing protein, protein MTGGRTQTRHQLSVDTILRVGPSRTSPPGRVEEARQILTLCRERRRTVAELAGTLGRPAVAVRVLVADLIDTKELVVHVAVPYDDNDQPTTALVQALIAGLRRECPNARDLRHAS, encoded by the coding sequence ATGACCGGCGGCAGAACCCAGACGAGGCACCAACTCAGCGTGGACACGATCCTCCGGGTCGGGCCCAGCCGGACCAGCCCCCCGGGCCGGGTGGAGGAAGCCCGGCAGATTCTCACGCTCTGCCGGGAGCGGCGCCGAACCGTCGCCGAGCTGGCGGGCACGCTCGGCCGACCGGCCGTTGCCGTCAGGGTCCTCGTCGCGGACCTGATCGACACGAAGGAACTCGTCGTGCACGTCGCCGTCCCCTACGACGACAACGACCAACCGACCACCGCGCTGGTGCAAGCCCTGATCGCGGGGCTGAGGAGGGAGTGTCCCAATGCCCGGGACCTACGCCACGCCAGCTGA
- a CDS encoding tyrosine-type recombinase/integrase: MSSGKWQVTVRNREGDRFSESFPLKVQARAWGTEMETQFARGGMRDPRAGEIAFREWHDRWWNARIVEPHTLRGDASSIKNHVMPYWADWEMRAITRMDMQSWIRTLVEKGAGAAAIKRAYNLTSSILRAAVDDDVLAVTPCRSIDLPQIAVKPPQWFTVDQAQSILDELPVAWRTMCLLGFYTGLRWGELSGLHRHRIDQRRSRLFVVEVNTASGIKEYPKSSKSRREVPLPPHVLEALERHIHRLDRDSVVFTTTTKGRAGRLLRDGNWRTQTWWPAVDGSYYFDGDGEQQLVPRYPPHSMRHTCASWLVQKGVSLYEVQHLLGHENFQTTQRYAHLQPDAHKAVLGAWDRMDDPLTIAA, from the coding sequence TTGAGTTCCGGAAAGTGGCAGGTGACTGTTCGGAACCGAGAAGGAGACCGGTTCAGCGAGTCGTTCCCCCTGAAGGTGCAGGCACGCGCCTGGGGAACCGAGATGGAAACCCAGTTCGCCCGTGGTGGCATGCGCGACCCACGGGCCGGAGAAATAGCGTTCCGCGAGTGGCACGATCGGTGGTGGAACGCGCGAATCGTTGAGCCCCATACACTTCGTGGCGACGCATCCAGCATCAAGAACCACGTCATGCCCTACTGGGCGGACTGGGAGATGCGGGCCATCACCCGCATGGATATGCAAAGTTGGATCCGAACCCTGGTCGAGAAGGGTGCGGGGGCCGCGGCGATTAAGCGGGCCTATAACCTGACGTCCTCTATACTGCGCGCGGCCGTCGACGACGATGTCCTAGCGGTGACCCCGTGCCGCAGCATCGACTTGCCGCAGATCGCGGTCAAGCCGCCGCAGTGGTTCACTGTCGACCAGGCTCAGAGCATCCTGGACGAGCTTCCCGTCGCATGGCGCACGATGTGTCTGCTCGGCTTTTATACCGGGCTGAGGTGGGGCGAGCTCTCCGGGCTGCACCGCCACCGCATCGACCAGCGCCGCTCACGCCTATTCGTCGTCGAGGTCAACACCGCCAGCGGCATCAAGGAATACCCGAAGAGCTCCAAGAGCCGCCGGGAGGTGCCGCTGCCACCCCACGTCCTGGAGGCGCTCGAACGTCACATTCATCGGCTCGACCGCGACTCCGTGGTGTTCACCACCACCACCAAGGGCCGGGCGGGCCGACTCCTCAGGGACGGGAACTGGCGCACGCAGACCTGGTGGCCGGCCGTGGACGGCTCCTACTACTTCGACGGTGATGGCGAGCAGCAGCTCGTCCCCCGGTACCCGCCCCACTCGATGCGTCACACCTGTGCCTCCTGGCTGGTTCAGAAGGGAGTCTCGCTCTACGAGGTCCAACACCTTCTCGGACACGAGAACTTCCAGACCACCCAGCGCTACGCACACCTGCAGCCAGATGCACATAAGGCAGTGCTCGGAGCCTGGGACCGCATGGATGACCCGCTCACTATCGCGGCATAA
- a CDS encoding DUF6624 domain-containing protein encodes MSQSPTPVIAPSGEQACAPGLAERLLVVAAEDRRLAREAATLPADATPAKALFVARADHGRWLRDIVCRSGWPTSKAVGEEASTAAVTVLLGARSQHLLALCQPLIAEAVAKESTPAIHLAYVVDLLAVLRKQRQTYGTQVEPRSLEPFPIHDATSIDARRAAVGLPPLATTLTQLRTAVERAPRPTTPPPTRTSHGALSQ; translated from the coding sequence ATGAGCCAGAGCCCCACACCCGTCATTGCCCCGAGTGGAGAGCAGGCGTGTGCGCCCGGTCTGGCCGAACGGCTCCTCGTGGTCGCCGCAGAAGACCGACGCCTCGCCCGTGAGGCAGCCACGCTGCCGGCCGACGCGACTCCGGCGAAAGCGCTGTTCGTTGCCAGGGCTGATCACGGACGGTGGCTCCGCGACATCGTGTGCAGGTCCGGGTGGCCGACTTCCAAGGCGGTGGGTGAAGAAGCGTCGACGGCGGCGGTGACGGTCCTCCTCGGTGCCCGAAGCCAGCACCTGCTCGCCCTGTGTCAGCCACTCATCGCCGAGGCCGTCGCGAAGGAAAGCACGCCCGCAATCCACCTGGCCTATGTGGTCGACCTGCTCGCCGTGCTCCGAAAACAGCGGCAGACCTACGGCACCCAGGTCGAGCCCCGGAGTCTGGAGCCCTTCCCGATTCACGACGCGACGTCCATCGATGCCCGACGGGCCGCCGTCGGCCTCCCGCCCCTGGCCACCACCCTGACCCAGCTGCGCACCGCCGTGGAGCGCGCGCCGCGACCCACCACCCCGCCCCCGACCCGGACGTCTCACGGAGCCCTCTCACAATGA
- a CDS encoding helix-turn-helix domain-containing protein, which produces MQLNELAEQLGHGRSLHAPSSRSRHLKVPVMSARLLSIPSVAAALDVDRRTVYRIIAAGELPVVDLRTGPGRSRVRVPAGALDEFISRRAVAPSVVRT; this is translated from the coding sequence GTGCAGTTGAATGAGCTTGCGGAGCAGCTCGGCCACGGGCGTTCCCTGCATGCCCCGTCCAGTCGATCCCGTCACCTCAAGGTTCCCGTGATGTCTGCACGTCTGTTGTCCATTCCATCTGTCGCCGCTGCCCTGGATGTCGATCGCCGCACCGTCTACCGCATCATCGCCGCCGGCGAGCTGCCAGTGGTCGACCTCCGCACCGGACCAGGCCGGTCTCGTGTACGGGTGCCCGCAGGCGCTCTCGACGAATTCATCAGCCGTCGCGCCGTGGCCCCGTCTGTCGTCCGTACCTGA
- a CDS encoding roadblock/LC7 domain-containing protein, with translation MNSGGAIPNTQQVLDPTSGPKDRMKFLLTKFVAENPAVTHAVLVSRDGLKLLDSDVDPDWADALAATISGMASLGAAFTGPSNRRVDPNQILVERGDCFLFLQHAGASNVFPTTPGRRDAQTGTILGVIAAPNADLAAIGYQMASLIERFRPYLTVDARATADDTKR, from the coding sequence ATGAACAGCGGCGGAGCGATACCGAACACCCAGCAGGTCCTCGACCCCACCAGCGGACCGAAGGACCGCATGAAGTTTCTGCTGACCAAGTTCGTGGCGGAGAATCCTGCCGTCACCCATGCCGTGCTGGTCTCCCGCGACGGCCTGAAGCTGTTGGACAGCGACGTGGACCCGGACTGGGCCGACGCGCTCGCGGCGACCATCAGCGGGATGGCCTCGCTCGGCGCGGCCTTCACCGGCCCCAGCAACCGCCGAGTGGACCCCAACCAGATACTCGTCGAGCGGGGCGACTGCTTCCTCTTCCTCCAGCACGCCGGCGCCTCCAACGTCTTCCCGACGACCCCGGGGCGCAGGGACGCCCAGACCGGCACCATCCTCGGTGTGATCGCGGCCCCGAACGCCGACCTGGCGGCCATCGGCTACCAGATGGCCTCGCTGATCGAGCGGTTCCGCCCCTACCTCACCGTCGACGCCCGCGCCACCGCCGACGACACCAAGCGATGA
- a CDS encoding glycoside hydrolase family 15 protein, with the protein MTTTPYIERHALIGDLRTCALVRDDGSINWLCLPRFDSDAVCAALLGGPEHGSWSLAPAPGDDADHLSAASRGYRGDTLVLETEWRTGAGSVRVVDFMPPGTSTPQVIRIVEGLTGEVRMVSRLRPMPGYGRTVPWIHDQGGRMVAQAGADAYWLDTSAKQMEKDGAVVSGFAVAAGQSVAFVLSYWPAHAADAPEVADPEAALDATLAGWQDWALRCTYTGPYHKAVARSAIALKAMTYAPSGGIVAAPTTSLPEEIGGVRNWDYRYTWLRDSAVTVAALLRTGHRSGALAWRRWLLAAVGGDPQNLQIMYGLCGERELPERELGWLPGYEDSAPVRVGNGAVDQLQLDVYGEAIEALYLAYRHGLAPCPDTVVLHQRLVQQVIERWREPDAGIWEIRGPRRPFVHSKVMAWVALNRTICMAEDGVLDVDLAELRAVREEIHREVCERGFDPVRNTFTQYYDSRELDAALLLIPRVGFLPADDPRVIGTVAAVQRELATAGGLVHRYPTQGSDVGVDGLRGSEGTFLLCSFWLVDALALTGRLAEARVLFEHLLSLRNDLGLLAEEYDPVARRQLGNFPQAFSHAGLIESALLLQRCAWAASSPDVVLPPESAVLAHIAPPPWHTPAA; encoded by the coding sequence ATGACCACCACCCCCTACATCGAGCGGCACGCCCTGATAGGCGACCTGCGCACATGCGCCCTTGTCCGCGACGACGGATCGATCAACTGGCTGTGCCTGCCGAGATTCGACTCGGACGCTGTCTGCGCGGCGCTGCTCGGGGGCCCGGAGCATGGCTCCTGGTCCCTCGCCCCAGCCCCGGGCGACGACGCCGATCATCTCTCGGCGGCTTCGCGGGGGTACCGGGGGGACACGCTCGTCCTGGAGACGGAGTGGAGGACCGGCGCCGGCAGCGTGCGTGTGGTCGACTTCATGCCGCCGGGCACGTCCACCCCACAGGTGATCCGGATCGTGGAGGGCCTGACCGGCGAGGTGCGGATGGTGTCGCGGCTGCGGCCGATGCCCGGCTACGGCCGGACCGTGCCGTGGATCCACGACCAGGGCGGGCGGATGGTCGCCCAGGCCGGCGCGGACGCGTACTGGCTCGACACCTCCGCGAAGCAGATGGAGAAGGACGGCGCGGTCGTCAGCGGCTTCGCGGTGGCCGCCGGGCAGAGCGTCGCCTTCGTGCTCAGCTACTGGCCCGCGCACGCCGCCGACGCGCCGGAGGTGGCGGATCCGGAGGCCGCGCTCGACGCGACGCTCGCAGGCTGGCAGGACTGGGCGCTGCGGTGCACCTACACCGGTCCGTACCACAAGGCCGTCGCCCGGTCGGCCATCGCGCTGAAGGCGATGACCTACGCACCGAGCGGCGGGATCGTCGCCGCGCCGACCACCTCGCTGCCGGAGGAGATCGGCGGTGTCCGGAACTGGGACTACCGGTACACCTGGCTGCGCGACTCCGCCGTGACCGTCGCCGCCCTCCTCCGCACCGGCCACCGAAGCGGTGCGCTGGCGTGGCGGCGATGGCTGCTGGCGGCGGTGGGCGGGGACCCGCAGAACCTTCAGATCATGTACGGGCTCTGCGGGGAGCGGGAGCTGCCCGAGCGGGAGCTGGGCTGGCTGCCAGGGTACGAGGACTCGGCACCGGTCCGGGTAGGAAACGGTGCCGTGGACCAGCTCCAACTGGACGTGTACGGGGAGGCCATCGAAGCCCTCTACCTCGCCTACCGCCACGGCCTCGCCCCCTGCCCGGACACGGTCGTCCTGCACCAGCGACTCGTCCAGCAGGTGATCGAACGGTGGCGCGAGCCGGACGCGGGGATCTGGGAGATCCGCGGTCCACGCCGCCCGTTCGTGCACTCCAAGGTGATGGCCTGGGTCGCCTTGAACCGCACGATCTGCATGGCCGAGGACGGCGTCCTCGACGTGGACCTGGCCGAGCTGCGGGCGGTGCGCGAGGAGATCCACCGCGAGGTCTGCGAACGCGGCTTCGACCCGGTCCGCAACACGTTCACGCAGTATTACGACTCCCGCGAGCTGGACGCCGCGCTGCTCCTGATCCCCCGCGTGGGCTTCCTCCCCGCCGACGACCCGCGCGTGATCGGCACCGTGGCAGCGGTCCAGCGCGAGCTGGCCACGGCAGGCGGCTTGGTCCACCGCTACCCGACCCAGGGGAGCGACGTCGGGGTGGACGGATTGCGTGGCAGCGAAGGAACCTTCCTGCTCTGCTCGTTCTGGCTGGTGGATGCCCTCGCCCTGACCGGCCGCCTGGCGGAGGCCCGCGTGCTGTTCGAGCACCTGCTGAGCCTGCGCAACGACCTGGGCCTGCTCGCCGAGGAGTACGACCCGGTGGCCCGCCGCCAGCTGGGCAACTTCCCCCAGGCGTTCAGTCACGCCGGCCTCATCGAGAGCGCCCTGCTCCTGCAGCGCTGCGCGTGGGCAGCCAGCTCCCCCGACGTCGTGCTCCCCCCGGAGAGCGCGGTGCTGGCGCACATCGCCCCGCCCCCGTGGCACACGCCCGCTGCATGA
- a CDS encoding GTP-binding protein yields the protein MPLKIVVSGGLGAGKTTFVGTISEIPPLTTEEYMTARGEAVDNLDGIQALKETTTVALDFGRRTFRGALPLELFLFGTPGQDRFVPLWRDIAEGAVGAVVLVDTSRLGQSFTAVSFFEHLRMPFVVALNRFDGAHHHATDDVRDALALSADIPVVSFDARQPDQVASVLLTLAGHALTRHGLTNSPPAPATF from the coding sequence ATGCCGCTGAAGATCGTGGTCAGTGGCGGTCTCGGTGCCGGCAAAACAACCTTCGTCGGCACGATCTCCGAGATTCCACCGCTCACTACCGAGGAGTACATGACCGCGCGAGGCGAGGCGGTGGACAACCTCGACGGCATCCAGGCGCTGAAGGAGACGACCACGGTCGCTCTCGACTTCGGGCGCCGGACGTTTCGAGGCGCGCTCCCGCTGGAGCTGTTCCTGTTCGGCACCCCTGGCCAGGACCGCTTCGTGCCGCTGTGGCGTGACATCGCCGAGGGGGCTGTCGGAGCCGTCGTCTTGGTCGACACCAGCCGCTTGGGGCAGAGCTTCACCGCCGTCAGCTTCTTCGAGCACCTCCGGATGCCGTTCGTGGTCGCTCTCAACCGCTTCGACGGCGCGCACCACCATGCGACCGACGACGTCCGCGACGCACTGGCGCTCAGCGCGGACATCCCCGTCGTGTCCTTCGACGCCCGCCAGCCCGACCAGGTCGCCAGCGTGCTGCTCACCCTCGCGGGCCACGCACTGACCCGCCACGGCCTCACCAACTCCCCGCCCGCGCCCGCCACCTTCTA
- a CDS encoding NAD-dependent epimerase/dehydratase family protein: protein MKILVLGGTWFLGRAVAQAALDRGWSVTVFNRGRSGAPPEGTREVHGDRTVHEDVLRLAHQGPWDAVIDTSASELAPLDVLAGAKALEPAAGRYVYVSTVNAYRGWPNEPLTEESELLDAPPNADVSYGRLPANWDGPDWYYGRQKAGAERAALAAFGASRVAILRPGVILGPGEYVGRLPWWLRRVSKGGSILAPGDPAKSIQPVDVRDVAEFALDQAAASGGGAFNVTAPLGRESMGGFLAACLDATGSAGRLVWAPDDLLVEHGVVQWTELPLWRTHAGAWAVDSASAEAAGLRCRPLAETVAATWEWLQSGGVPVEHPRWAEHGISTQKEEEILSKVSG, encoded by the coding sequence ATGAAGATTCTGGTGCTTGGAGGTACGTGGTTCCTCGGAAGGGCTGTAGCACAAGCTGCCCTGGATCGAGGGTGGTCGGTGACCGTCTTCAACAGGGGAAGGTCCGGTGCTCCGCCGGAAGGTACTCGTGAAGTTCACGGCGACCGGACCGTGCACGAAGACGTGCTCCGGCTAGCGCATCAAGGGCCCTGGGATGCCGTAATCGATACCTCCGCCTCGGAGCTTGCCCCGCTTGATGTGCTGGCGGGAGCCAAGGCTCTGGAACCCGCGGCGGGAAGGTACGTCTACGTTTCCACGGTGAACGCGTACCGGGGGTGGCCGAATGAGCCGCTGACTGAGGAATCGGAGTTGCTGGACGCCCCGCCCAACGCGGACGTGTCCTACGGCAGACTGCCAGCGAACTGGGATGGACCTGACTGGTATTACGGGAGGCAGAAGGCAGGTGCCGAGCGAGCAGCGCTGGCCGCCTTCGGTGCATCACGCGTGGCCATCCTTCGCCCCGGCGTGATTCTTGGCCCCGGAGAATACGTTGGCCGGCTCCCCTGGTGGCTGCGCCGAGTGTCAAAGGGCGGCTCAATCCTCGCTCCCGGGGACCCCGCAAAGTCCATCCAGCCCGTAGATGTACGAGACGTGGCGGAGTTCGCGCTCGATCAGGCGGCTGCGTCGGGGGGCGGCGCATTCAACGTCACTGCTCCCTTGGGACGCGAGTCCATGGGCGGCTTCCTCGCAGCCTGCCTTGATGCCACGGGAAGTGCAGGTCGTCTCGTCTGGGCACCCGACGATCTCCTGGTCGAGCATGGAGTGGTGCAGTGGACGGAGCTTCCGCTCTGGCGCACTCACGCTGGAGCGTGGGCAGTCGACTCTGCTTCCGCAGAGGCGGCTGGGCTGCGGTGCCGCCCCTTGGCCGAAACGGTGGCTGCGACGTGGGAGTGGTTGCAGTCCGGTGGCGTACCGGTTGAGCATCCCCGTTGGGCCGAGCACGGCATCTCAACACAGAAGGAAGAGGAGATCCTCTCGAAGGTGAGTGGCTGA
- a CDS encoding LuxR C-terminal-related transcriptional regulator: MTVVHSDPTAALRDLEEWVYARACEEGSITLGDVEAETQAPQHEIRAAIQNLRALHLVRETNDGDGQFVAASPEGAKLRRLAPLLGELQRLQERTEKMRTAYDGFIHVYETVATNRSRRSGIEVIPNRGDVRRTINGLAALSTTEVFTSHPGGPRPQEVLHESVARSRDLLERGVAIRTLYQHSAAFDAGTTAYVEHFTAMGTQFRTLADGFPQLMIFDQRSVLVPLHEGSDGATLVSDPSIVSFATAAFERAWVAAAPFRIAYDHVEVREASEDVRRTIMRLLVTGEEDRRIAARVGLSLRSCQRHVAHIMKQIGARNRLHAGYLISQHDLLDRPIPDPSQKLAT; the protein is encoded by the coding sequence GTGACAGTAGTACACAGCGATCCGACCGCCGCCCTGCGTGACCTGGAGGAATGGGTCTACGCCCGCGCTTGCGAAGAGGGTTCCATCACCCTCGGCGACGTCGAAGCGGAGACCCAGGCGCCTCAGCACGAGATCCGGGCGGCCATCCAGAACCTGCGAGCCCTGCACCTGGTGCGCGAAACGAACGATGGGGACGGCCAGTTCGTCGCCGCGTCACCGGAGGGTGCGAAGCTCCGACGTCTTGCGCCGCTGCTCGGCGAACTACAGCGCCTGCAGGAACGGACCGAGAAGATGCGTACCGCGTACGACGGTTTCATCCACGTCTACGAGACGGTCGCAACCAACCGCTCACGCCGATCGGGCATCGAGGTCATTCCGAACCGCGGCGACGTCCGGCGGACCATCAATGGCCTGGCGGCCCTGTCTACTACCGAGGTGTTCACGTCCCACCCGGGCGGTCCACGGCCGCAGGAAGTACTCCATGAATCGGTCGCCAGGTCGCGCGACCTGCTGGAGCGCGGCGTTGCCATTCGGACTCTCTATCAGCACAGCGCGGCTTTCGACGCCGGCACCACCGCATACGTCGAGCACTTCACCGCCATGGGCACCCAGTTCCGCACCCTGGCCGACGGTTTCCCTCAGCTGATGATCTTCGATCAGCGCTCCGTGCTCGTTCCGTTGCACGAGGGGTCCGACGGGGCGACGCTGGTCAGCGACCCCAGCATCGTCAGCTTCGCAACGGCCGCGTTTGAACGCGCCTGGGTGGCCGCGGCTCCGTTCCGCATCGCCTACGACCACGTCGAGGTCCGCGAAGCCTCCGAGGATGTCAGACGCACCATCATGCGCCTGCTGGTCACGGGAGAGGAGGACCGACGCATCGCCGCACGCGTAGGGCTGTCCCTGCGCAGTTGCCAGCGCCACGTCGCACACATCATGAAGCAGATTGGCGCCCGGAACCGGCTCCACGCCGGCTACCTCATCTCCCAGCATGACCTGCTCGACCGGCCGATTCCCGACCCCTCGCAGAAACTGGCTACCTGA
- a CDS encoding sensor histidine kinase: MSDRASPSRSAAHGRRRRHPSNIERLLLSEVRSAVIVTFAGPVMVVLVLAAVLRLAAGIPGDLLAYGVVVALLGIVAVAVRRTRSIANTVGEAWSAAQEADAQEYAEEFRRIQQGVAAVGQAVSWSAEELCRGGMPPVPDTEHVEVGAAGVVLQALGRLQADAVKGLLRVRTEARSEVDLALLRQLAKREHVQVGRALDALQALEGLTDDPELLEKIWRIDHQVTMVRRHVESMAVLGGESLRSGRRSPVSVIATVRGAIGEVVGYERCTAITPSVPADLAMPGYVGRDVAHVLAELIDNSLACSPPSTRVEVAVQPVPNGLAFEVVDRAIPMDPRLREHLNQLLDNPETVDFSRQVRGGQIGLPTAARIGQRHGLSIRLSENSTGGTTALVVVPTTHLIKLPEATAPSADVPAPSSPAPQAPVRLLERGHQHHGTAPENTAAGAAGGPAGAPLLPRRIPQQSTEFERPEAPASVKANPQLGAAFRAGARSARNAEAQADSAPASWDQGALPQPAPGGGP; this comes from the coding sequence ATGTCGGACCGCGCTTCGCCCAGCCGCTCGGCCGCCCACGGACGCCGACGGCGGCACCCCTCGAACATCGAGCGCCTGCTGCTCAGTGAGGTCCGCTCGGCGGTGATCGTCACGTTCGCCGGGCCCGTCATGGTGGTGCTGGTGCTGGCCGCCGTCCTGCGGTTGGCGGCGGGTATACCCGGCGACCTCCTGGCTTATGGGGTCGTCGTGGCCCTGCTGGGCATTGTGGCCGTGGCCGTCCGCCGCACGCGATCCATTGCGAACACGGTTGGCGAGGCGTGGTCGGCGGCGCAGGAGGCCGACGCGCAGGAATATGCGGAGGAATTCCGGCGGATCCAGCAAGGGGTGGCTGCGGTGGGCCAAGCCGTGAGCTGGTCGGCGGAGGAGCTGTGCCGTGGCGGGATGCCGCCGGTCCCGGACACGGAGCATGTCGAGGTCGGTGCGGCCGGCGTCGTGCTGCAGGCGCTTGGCCGGTTGCAGGCCGATGCAGTCAAGGGGTTGCTCCGGGTCCGGACCGAGGCGCGGTCCGAGGTGGACCTGGCGCTGCTGCGTCAGCTGGCCAAACGCGAGCACGTCCAGGTCGGACGGGCCCTCGATGCCCTGCAGGCCCTTGAAGGACTCACCGACGATCCGGAGCTGCTGGAGAAGATCTGGCGGATCGATCACCAGGTAACCATGGTGCGGCGCCACGTGGAGAGCATGGCGGTGCTGGGCGGGGAGAGCCTGCGCAGCGGGCGCCGGAGCCCGGTCTCGGTGATCGCCACGGTGCGCGGTGCGATCGGCGAGGTCGTCGGGTACGAGCGCTGCACTGCGATCACTCCCTCGGTGCCGGCGGACCTGGCCATGCCCGGATACGTGGGCCGCGATGTCGCCCACGTACTGGCCGAGCTGATTGACAACTCCCTGGCCTGCTCGCCCCCGTCCACCCGTGTGGAGGTCGCGGTGCAGCCGGTGCCCAACGGACTGGCTTTCGAGGTCGTCGACCGGGCGATCCCCATGGACCCGCGGCTGCGCGAGCACCTCAATCAGCTGCTGGACAACCCGGAGACGGTGGACTTCAGTCGCCAGGTGCGCGGCGGACAGATCGGCCTGCCGACCGCCGCCCGGATCGGCCAGCGGCACGGCTTGTCCATCCGGCTCTCGGAAAACTCCACCGGCGGCACCACGGCACTGGTCGTCGTCCCGACCACGCACCTGATCAAACTGCCTGAGGCGACGGCTCCCTCCGCCGACGTCCCGGCTCCGTCCAGCCCTGCCCCGCAGGCACCAGTGCGGCTGCTGGAACGCGGTCACCAGCACCACGGCACAGCGCCCGAAAACACTGCTGCGGGTGCGGCAGGTGGTCCCGCTGGGGCTCCTCTCCTGCCCCGGCGTATCCCGCAGCAGAGCACGGAGTTCGAACGACCGGAGGCTCCGGCCTCGGTGAAAGCCAACCCGCAGCTCGGCGCGGCCTTCCGGGCGGGCGCCCGCTCGGCCCGAAACGCCGAAGCCCAGGCCGACAGCGCGCCGGCTTCCTGGGACCAGGGCGCGCTGCCTCAGCCCGCGCCCGGCGGCGGTCCTTGA